One Echinicola strongylocentroti DNA window includes the following coding sequences:
- a CDS encoding SusC/RagA family TonB-linked outer membrane protein, translated as MKRQLTLKNPWQKRALLFMSMAYGAVANAEEIPFPSGHLVNNDVAITMNNLEKQVSGTVISSEDNLPLPGVSILLKGTGRGTVTDIDGKFTLEVPDDGAVLTFSSIGFETQEIAVGSQTTLNVTLQVDMQQLGEVVVVGYGTQKKANITGAIAQMEPENLTERPIQRVDQALVGQMAGVRVKQTTGVPGRGFDIQIRGVGSITANSQPLYVIDGFPLEASGGNPMDNISPNDIESIQVLKDAAAAAIYGSRAANGVVMINTKSGKSGKAQISLNSYVGFNETVKKLDVLSPTEWIDRATEMINTQWEQSGEGRSASQSLAEREAILGGFDRNYMYDERWTMEGYPGLMLVDWQDHLFRKGLVQNYQLNASGGNESVKYFISGDYLDQEGIAVGLDYKRYSARANVEVQASNKLKFGLNLNPSYSTLNDPGVEGKDAITHTTVGMAPVVEADAGLNTGVGDIPLYTWASSRQSPIAYAKSRLNETTIFRNLATAYGQYDFIEGLAFKTTLNVDNVDQQNKNYTPAPVTRNKQTTGGFNGYRKLTFVNENTLTFDRSFDEAHNLNAVIGMSYNFNKRNTYTMGGNFDVEGITTLNAAVINAGSTNTTETQSTLLSYFGRVQYDYKGKYLVSASARRDGSSRFGDETKWGFFPSVSLGWRLSDEEFMKDVPLISDLKLRGSWGLSGNNGIGDYSHIATLDFANYSYGGALNNGLIPGNFPNPQLGWEESEMINVGLDLGVLQNRIYASFDYYTRKNTNLLLNIPVPSATGFTTALTNIGEVMNKGWELELTSRNITGQFEWTTNVNLSHNNNEVRQLGPNNTPILGGSFDINHRITMVGQPMNTLFLVQNIGILTQEEIDNGAALYGNQEEGDPQYLDANNDGVIDPDDRILSGNPNPDYIWGITNNFRYKGFDLNILVQGQWGGLIYSTFGRAMDRPGMGYVENTLGRHRNRWRSPENPGDGETGKAVSSFGRIKNTDWLYSSDYWRIRNITLGYDLGRIIANEKLLSAARVYVTAENFFGGDKYTGGFNPEAVNSDGDDYGAFPLSKSIVFGVNLKF; from the coding sequence ATGAAAAGACAATTAACCCTCAAGAATCCATGGCAAAAGCGAGCGCTTTTGTTCATGTCCATGGCCTATGGTGCCGTGGCAAATGCGGAGGAAATCCCCTTTCCTTCAGGTCATTTGGTCAATAATGACGTAGCAATCACGATGAATAACTTGGAAAAGCAGGTCTCAGGTACTGTGATCTCCAGCGAAGACAATCTACCGCTTCCTGGTGTAAGTATTCTCCTAAAAGGTACTGGGCGGGGAACTGTTACAGATATAGACGGTAAGTTTACCTTGGAGGTACCTGATGATGGAGCTGTGCTGACGTTTAGCTCTATTGGGTTCGAAACGCAGGAAATAGCTGTCGGTAGCCAGACTACCTTGAATGTAACCCTTCAGGTGGACATGCAGCAGTTGGGAGAAGTGGTCGTGGTAGGTTATGGTACCCAGAAAAAAGCAAATATCACTGGAGCCATTGCTCAGATGGAGCCAGAGAACCTAACCGAACGCCCCATTCAGCGGGTGGATCAAGCCTTGGTCGGTCAAATGGCCGGCGTAAGGGTGAAGCAGACTACTGGAGTGCCAGGTCGGGGATTTGATATCCAGATCCGGGGTGTGGGCTCCATTACGGCGAATAGTCAGCCCCTTTATGTGATCGATGGCTTTCCCTTGGAGGCTTCTGGTGGCAATCCCATGGACAATATCAGCCCCAATGATATCGAATCCATTCAAGTGCTGAAAGATGCCGCAGCTGCTGCCATCTACGGATCCCGTGCCGCCAACGGCGTGGTCATGATCAATACCAAGAGCGGTAAATCCGGCAAGGCGCAGATCAGTCTGAACTCCTATGTTGGGTTTAACGAGACGGTTAAGAAGCTGGACGTGTTGAGCCCCACTGAGTGGATCGACCGGGCCACTGAGATGATCAATACCCAGTGGGAACAGTCAGGTGAAGGCCGCAGCGCATCACAAAGCCTAGCAGAAAGGGAGGCCATCTTAGGAGGCTTTGACCGAAACTATATGTATGACGAGCGGTGGACGATGGAAGGTTATCCGGGATTGATGTTGGTAGATTGGCAGGATCACCTATTCCGTAAAGGACTGGTACAGAATTACCAGCTCAATGCATCCGGCGGTAACGAGAGCGTGAAATACTTCATCTCTGGTGATTACCTCGATCAGGAGGGGATTGCCGTTGGCTTGGACTATAAACGCTACTCTGCCCGTGCCAATGTAGAGGTACAGGCGAGTAATAAACTGAAGTTTGGCTTGAACCTAAACCCTTCCTATTCCACCTTAAATGATCCGGGTGTGGAAGGAAAGGACGCCATTACGCATACCACAGTGGGCATGGCACCAGTGGTGGAGGCAGATGCAGGATTGAATACCGGTGTAGGAGATATTCCCCTTTATACTTGGGCGAGTTCGCGGCAAAGTCCCATTGCCTATGCCAAGTCAAGGCTAAATGAAACGACGATTTTCAGGAATTTGGCCACCGCCTACGGACAGTATGATTTTATCGAAGGACTGGCTTTCAAGACCACGCTAAATGTGGACAACGTAGACCAACAGAATAAAAACTACACGCCAGCACCGGTGACCCGTAACAAGCAGACCACAGGCGGTTTTAATGGTTACAGGAAGTTGACTTTTGTCAATGAGAACACCTTGACCTTTGACAGGTCTTTTGACGAAGCCCATAACCTGAATGCGGTGATCGGTATGTCGTACAATTTCAATAAGCGAAACACGTATACCATGGGTGGTAATTTTGATGTGGAAGGCATCACTACCCTCAATGCAGCAGTGATCAATGCGGGCAGTACCAATACCACAGAAACACAGAGTACTTTGCTGTCTTATTTTGGTCGTGTGCAGTACGACTATAAAGGTAAATACCTGGTGTCGGCATCTGCGAGAAGGGACGGTTCTTCCCGTTTTGGTGATGAGACCAAATGGGGCTTTTTTCCTTCTGTGTCCTTGGGATGGAGACTTTCTGATGAGGAGTTTATGAAAGATGTGCCCTTGATCAGCGATCTGAAACTAAGGGGCAGTTGGGGACTTTCCGGTAACAACGGTATCGGAGATTATTCCCATATCGCCACCTTGGATTTTGCGAATTATTCCTATGGTGGTGCCTTGAACAACGGCTTGATCCCCGGGAACTTTCCCAATCCTCAACTCGGCTGGGAAGAGTCCGAGATGATAAACGTGGGCTTGGATTTGGGTGTGCTCCAAAACAGGATTTACGCTTCCTTTGATTACTATACAAGGAAGAATACCAACCTGCTGCTGAACATCCCTGTGCCCTCTGCTACTGGATTCACTACGGCACTGACCAATATCGGTGAAGTGATGAACAAAGGTTGGGAGCTGGAGCTGACTTCCCGAAATATCACGGGGCAATTCGAATGGACGACCAATGTCAACCTCAGCCATAATAACAACGAAGTAAGGCAGTTAGGGCCAAACAACACACCGATTTTGGGCGGTAGCTTTGATATCAACCACCGCATTACCATGGTGGGGCAGCCGATGAATACGTTGTTTTTGGTGCAGAATATCGGCATCCTGACCCAGGAAGAAATCGATAATGGAGCAGCTCTTTATGGCAACCAGGAAGAAGGTGACCCACAGTATTTGGATGCCAACAACGATGGGGTGATTGACCCTGATGACAGGATTTTGTCCGGCAATCCTAATCCGGATTATATCTGGGGCATTACCAATAACTTCAGGTACAAGGGCTTTGACCTCAACATCCTTGTCCAAGGACAATGGGGTGGCTTGATCTATTCCACCTTTGGCCGTGCGATGGACCGTCCGGGAATGGGCTATGTGGAAAACACCCTTGGAAGGCACCGCAACAGGTGGAGATCTCCAGAGAACCCAGGTGATGGTGAGACAGGAAAAGCCGTATCCAGCTTTGGCCGAATCAAAAACACCGACTGGCTGTATTCTTCCGATTATTGGAGAATCCGAAACATTACACTGGGCTATGACTTGGGCAGGATCATTGCCAACGAAAAGCTGCTTTCTGCAGCGAGGGTTTATGTGACTGCTGAGAACTTCTTTGGTGGGGATAAGTACACGGGTGGATTTAACCCCGAGGCGGTAAATAGCGATGGGGATGATTATGGTGCATTCCCGCTGTCCAAATCAATTGTATTTGGTGTCAACCTGAAGTTTTAA
- a CDS encoding RagB/SusD family nutrient uptake outer membrane protein, which translates to MKKLNKLYITLIGLATGAMVSCESKLDQSPISSIGSNAFYQNEADFLKGLTGAYNGLNSYAINHFELSEVRSDNIYSPGTAGVRDYNLINNFNSNLATAGIMNSTWNGLYNNIMRANTILDNLSADVLPDEAIRTRIEGEAKFLRALYYFDLVRFYGRVPLFDRPVTPLEALEIPRSPVADVYGLIISDLETAISNLPDEFTSAGDLGRATSHAARGLLARVYMTRSGTQLHPDGPVLGTNEWSQALTLLNEIIDSGQFDLVDSYADIFAYDNENNEEIIFDVQFLSGGLGVGGEYVQYHYPEAFARSNGIPFAGGTFPDAPKTVSADLMASYETDDVRDDFSVWVNYTDANGNTVQDRFIKKYLDLDNLGVDRFDFELNYPVIRYADVLLMKAEALSKSGGSQAEIDEIVNDIRERAGVSTPLSNVTYDQIMEERRREFVGEGLRWHDLVRSGMAIDVMLDWIATDDSGNKISTDITSDDLIYAVPINQLDVKEGLYEQNPGY; encoded by the coding sequence ATGAAAAAGTTGAATAAACTATATATCACGCTGATTGGTCTGGCTACAGGAGCAATGGTTTCCTGCGAAAGTAAACTGGATCAGTCGCCCATTTCTTCTATTGGCTCCAACGCCTTTTATCAGAATGAAGCAGATTTTCTGAAAGGACTTACTGGAGCTTATAATGGGCTCAACTCCTATGCAATTAATCATTTCGAATTGAGTGAAGTGCGCTCGGACAATATCTATTCTCCAGGAACCGCCGGCGTCAGGGATTATAACCTGATCAATAATTTTAATTCGAATTTGGCGACAGCGGGGATCATGAATTCCACTTGGAATGGCCTGTACAATAATATCATGCGCGCCAATACCATTTTGGATAACCTGAGCGCAGATGTCCTTCCAGATGAAGCAATAAGGACAAGGATCGAAGGAGAAGCGAAATTTTTAAGAGCACTCTATTACTTTGATCTCGTGAGGTTTTATGGCAGGGTGCCGCTTTTTGATCGGCCAGTGACACCATTGGAGGCATTGGAAATTCCCCGAAGTCCTGTCGCGGATGTTTATGGGCTGATTATCTCAGATTTGGAAACTGCTATCAGCAATTTGCCTGATGAATTTACCAGTGCAGGCGATTTGGGACGTGCCACTTCACATGCTGCCAGAGGCTTGTTGGCACGGGTGTATATGACCCGTTCAGGTACGCAGCTGCATCCTGATGGCCCAGTACTCGGCACCAATGAATGGAGTCAAGCATTGACCCTGCTCAACGAGATTATCGATAGCGGGCAGTTTGATTTAGTGGATAGCTATGCCGATATATTTGCTTACGATAACGAAAACAATGAGGAGATCATTTTTGATGTTCAGTTTTTGAGCGGTGGACTTGGCGTAGGTGGAGAGTATGTGCAGTACCACTATCCCGAAGCCTTTGCCCGCTCCAATGGGATTCCATTCGCAGGCGGTACCTTCCCGGATGCGCCCAAAACCGTTTCCGCTGACTTGATGGCATCCTATGAGACGGATGATGTGAGAGATGACTTCTCGGTTTGGGTAAATTATACGGATGCCAATGGCAATACCGTTCAGGATAGGTTTATCAAAAAATACCTTGATTTGGACAATTTGGGGGTAGACCGCTTTGACTTTGAGCTGAATTACCCCGTGATCCGCTATGCTGATGTGCTGTTGATGAAAGCGGAAGCCCTGAGCAAAAGCGGTGGTTCCCAAGCCGAAATCGACGAGATTGTCAACGACATCCGGGAGCGCGCAGGTGTCAGCACTCCGCTATCGAATGTCACCTATGACCAAATCATGGAGGAACGCAGGAGGGAGTTTGTCGGTGAAGGCCTGAGATGGCATGACCTGGTGCGCTCAGGAATGGCCATCGATGTGATGCTGGATTGGATTGCTACAGATGACTCGGGCAACAAGATTTCTACCGACATCACCTCAGACGACCTGATCTACGCCGTGCCGATCAACCAATTGGATGTGAAGGAAGGGCTGTATGAGCAGAATCCGGGCTATTAG